A part of Lacibacter sp. H407 genomic DNA contains:
- a CDS encoding DUF695 domain-containing protein: MRKQQLLLWAFIACTTLSFAQEDNWDVYMAQYEKGAGSTIINMSLKEKAPFTNLPFLLQVSVRPIKCSKDGLPDEHEFEVLYNLSDTMKAVTDAATVNKAAGTFSYQCERTDYYYISDTTIIRGLLQEAFKKHYPQYSFTIKLKTDADWQAYFNFLYPNEVIFEYMQNEKVILGLQQAGDNLQKPRQVDHWLYFKTELGREQFVVFATKEKFKIENKQIIKDASLQYQLHISREDRVDPDSISSITIELRKKARQLNGDYDGWETFVVK, encoded by the coding sequence ATGAGAAAACAGCAATTGTTGTTATGGGCATTTATTGCCTGCACAACCTTATCATTTGCACAGGAAGATAACTGGGATGTGTATATGGCACAATATGAAAAAGGTGCCGGTTCAACAATCATCAACATGTCGTTGAAAGAAAAAGCACCTTTCACCAACCTGCCTTTCTTGTTGCAAGTAAGTGTAAGGCCGATCAAATGCAGCAAGGATGGCTTACCGGACGAACATGAATTTGAAGTGCTTTATAATTTGTCGGATACAATGAAAGCTGTTACTGATGCTGCAACAGTTAATAAAGCAGCCGGTACTTTTTCCTATCAATGTGAGCGAACCGATTACTATTATATTTCAGATACAACGATCATTCGTGGGTTGCTGCAAGAAGCATTTAAAAAACACTATCCACAATACAGCTTCACTATCAAACTGAAAACGGATGCGGATTGGCAGGCCTATTTCAATTTTCTATACCCCAACGAAGTGATATTTGAATACATGCAGAACGAAAAAGTGATCCTTGGTTTGCAACAGGCCGGTGATAATTTGCAAAAGCCGAGGCAGGTAGATCATTGGCTTTACTTTAAAACCGAATTGGGACGGGAACAGTTCGTTGTATTTGCAACAAAGGAAAAATTCAAAATCGAGAACAAACAGATCATAAAAGACGCCTCCTTACAATATCAACTGCATATTTCAAGAGAAGACCGGGTGGATCCGGATTCAATTTCAAGCATTACCATCGAACTTCGAAAAAAAGCCCGTCAACTGAATGGTGACTATGACGGATGGGAAACATTTGTTGTAAAATAA
- a CDS encoding PAS domain S-box protein produces the protein MNSKTNYTIKASAIFVIAVGLLVLLGWQTDSVILKQVLPVTVAMNPMAAVAFLFSGFAFLQLLQHPATTNQRRVAILLSLVVILIAVLRVVAIFYWFDAGVDRFLYPNKLITTVYNNTPSNITINTAVAFVLSGCALLCMAFQRIKLAQWLSLPVAAIGLLSVIGYSYHISSFYNATSFTPMSLHSGVCFFIFSIALLFANSREGFMAEVTHLHAGGQAARLLLPAAILVPSVLGYFVLNGVLHERFSVAVWMSLFVTAIILIFGFLVWVTAWIINKFETERQNEKLVAEEKLKQFNQELKKQVHEQTRQIIDQEQQYRFLLENMQEGAQLIGFDWRYLFVNNSFIRQSKLEHDEEFLRQKFTDKFPGIEQTALYATFQKCMNERVAEQLENEYEFPDGTKEWFQLSIQPVPEGLFILSKDITTQKKAEQEIRQSQERYHTLMNSVDGIVWEADTETFAFSFVSEKAERLLGYPIERWINEPSFWAEHIYEDDRTWAVNYCAQCTRDGKSHQFEYRMIAADGRIVWLKDIVAVIMENGRPVRLSGIMVDITDTKKMEAELAQKMLSQQKLTTEITILAQEKERNELGLELHDNINQLLSVVKLYLGIAKKEETYNLEIIEKSYHHLEEAMTEIRNLSHSLVTPTLGEDGLKDALQDLVDSVPQANNIRIDLSVDEKYDSLQVEKSKELMIYRIVQEQLSNIIKYAKASDVNISLKQETESLYLSVSDNGVGFDAEQTASNGIGLKNINSRVGYYAGDMKIISAPGKGCTLEVFIPN, from the coding sequence TTGAATAGCAAAACCAATTATACAATAAAAGCATCTGCGATTTTTGTGATCGCAGTGGGTCTGCTTGTTTTATTAGGCTGGCAAACAGATTCAGTTATCTTGAAACAAGTATTGCCGGTAACAGTTGCCATGAATCCGATGGCAGCGGTTGCATTTTTATTCTCCGGATTTGCATTTTTGCAATTGCTTCAACATCCTGCAACAACTAATCAACGCCGCGTCGCAATTTTATTATCGCTTGTTGTTATACTTATAGCGGTATTACGGGTTGTTGCCATTTTTTATTGGTTTGATGCTGGTGTTGACCGGTTTTTATATCCTAACAAATTAATCACAACCGTTTATAACAACACTCCAAGTAATATTACAATTAATACAGCAGTTGCCTTTGTATTGTCTGGATGTGCATTGTTATGCATGGCTTTTCAACGAATCAAACTGGCACAATGGCTTAGCTTACCAGTTGCCGCTATCGGTTTGCTTTCAGTAATTGGTTACAGCTATCATATCAGTTCGTTCTACAACGCTACTTCGTTTACACCAATGTCGCTGCATAGTGGTGTTTGTTTTTTCATTTTTTCCATTGCATTACTTTTTGCAAACAGCAGAGAAGGTTTTATGGCAGAGGTTACTCATTTGCACGCAGGTGGGCAAGCTGCCCGTTTATTATTACCTGCTGCTATTTTGGTACCCTCAGTGTTGGGCTATTTCGTTTTAAATGGTGTACTGCACGAACGCTTTTCAGTCGCAGTGTGGATGTCGCTGTTTGTAACAGCAATCATTTTAATTTTCGGCTTTCTTGTTTGGGTTACGGCATGGATCATCAACAAATTTGAAACGGAGCGACAAAATGAAAAACTGGTTGCAGAAGAAAAACTGAAACAGTTTAACCAGGAACTGAAAAAACAGGTGCATGAACAAACCAGACAAATCATTGATCAGGAACAACAATACCGCTTTCTGTTGGAGAATATGCAGGAAGGTGCTCAACTGATCGGGTTCGATTGGCGTTATCTGTTTGTCAACAATTCATTTATCAGGCAAAGCAAACTTGAACATGATGAAGAATTTCTTAGACAAAAATTTACAGATAAGTTTCCCGGTATTGAACAAACGGCTTTGTATGCTACATTTCAAAAATGCATGAACGAACGTGTGGCAGAGCAATTAGAAAACGAGTACGAATTCCCAGATGGCACAAAGGAATGGTTTCAGCTAAGCATACAACCAGTGCCTGAGGGATTATTTATTTTGTCAAAAGATATTACAACGCAGAAGAAAGCAGAACAGGAAATCAGGCAATCGCAGGAGCGTTATCATACACTGATGAATAGTGTAGATGGTATTGTATGGGAAGCCGATACAGAAACTTTTGCGTTTAGCTTTGTGAGCGAAAAAGCAGAACGTTTACTGGGTTATCCGATTGAGCGCTGGATCAACGAACCATCTTTTTGGGCGGAGCATATTTATGAAGATGACCGCACATGGGCGGTGAACTATTGTGCCCAATGTACACGTGACGGAAAATCGCATCAATTTGAATATCGGATGATTGCAGCAGATGGCCGAATTGTTTGGTTAAAAGATATTGTTGCCGTGATTATGGAGAATGGGCGGCCGGTACGTTTAAGCGGCATCATGGTTGACATTACTGATACCAAAAAAATGGAAGCCGAGCTGGCGCAGAAAATGTTATCGCAACAAAAACTAACTACAGAAATAACCATTCTGGCACAGGAAAAGGAACGGAATGAACTGGGGCTTGAGTTGCATGATAATATCAATCAGCTATTGAGTGTGGTAAAACTTTATCTCGGCATTGCCAAAAAAGAAGAAACCTATAACCTGGAGATCATTGAAAAAAGTTACCACCATTTAGAAGAAGCGATGACGGAAATACGGAATTTATCGCACTCGTTGGTAACGCCTACTCTTGGTGAAGATGGGTTGAAGGATGCATTGCAAGATCTTGTTGACAGTGTTCCGCAGGCAAACAATATCCGTATTGATCTTTCAGTTGATGAAAAATATGATTCACTGCAGGTAGAGAAAAGTAAAGAACTGATGATCTATCGTATTGTACAGGAACAACTCAGCAATATCATCAAATATGCGAAAGCAAGTGATGTAAATATTTCATTAAAACAGGAAACGGAATCACTTTACTTATCAGTATCTGATAATGGTGTAGGTTTTGATGCCGAACAAACAGCCAGTAATGGAATTGGATTGAAAAATATCAACAGCCGTGTTGGCTATTACGCCGGCGACATGAAGATCATTTCAGCGCCGGGCAAAGGCTGTACATTGGAAGTATTTATTCCTAACTAA